One window from the genome of Panulirus ornatus isolate Po-2019 chromosome 26, ASM3632096v1, whole genome shotgun sequence encodes:
- the LOC139757417 gene encoding uncharacterized protein: MSGKTDEEQPEEVQEEEGVGRTDDADIVHVENLASSLEAGSMEDSEYVLLKHTKCTAHTMNLVATTGADKALKDLPSYRKMYLTAFDKATELWNKQARSSKASDTIKADTGMLLTVPTITKWNSIYDGVSRLVNIFQDSENFMNYTRGATFLGYLCSRLVSSFLLSFFPFLFEKV, from the exons A TGTCTGGCAAAACTGATGAGGAGCAGCCTGAGGAGGTCcaggaagaggaaggtgtggggCGGACCGATGATGCAGACATCGTTCATGTTGAGAATCTGGCATCGTCATTGGAAG cTGGCTCCATGGAAGATTCTGAATACGTCCTGCTGAAGCACACAAAGTGCACCGCCCACACCATGAACCTCGTGGCCACCACTGGTGCTGACAAAGCCTTAAAGGATTTACCATCCTACAGGAAGATGTACTTGACTGCTTTTGATAAAGCTACAGAGCTGTGGAACAAGCAGGCAAGAAGTTCAAAAGCCTCAGACACCATCAAGGCAGATACAGGTATGCTGCTGACTGTCCCCACCATTACAAAGTGGAACTCCATCTACGACGGGGTGTCTCGTCTTGTCAATATCTTCCAAGACAGTGAGAACTTCATGAACTACACCAGGGGTGCAACATTCTTGGGATACCTTTGTTCTCGCCTAGTGAGCAgtttcttactttctttttttccttttctttttgaaaagGTATAA